In Halobaculum rubrum, the following are encoded in one genomic region:
- a CDS encoding NOB1 family endonuclease, translating into MEVLDSSAFIHGYDSDDRTASIPAVQAELTGETALRFDAEEGAGMHIHVPGEGAVGRVRSAAEETGDLGELSDTDLRLLAAAFELDATLVTDDYAMQNVAERMDVRIRVIAREGIAEERDWQFQCTGCGRTFDENRDRCRICGSDLTRKNPA; encoded by the coding sequence ATGGAAGTCCTCGACTCGTCCGCGTTCATCCACGGGTACGACAGCGACGACCGGACCGCCTCGATCCCCGCCGTCCAGGCGGAACTCACCGGCGAGACCGCCCTCCGATTCGACGCCGAGGAGGGCGCCGGGATGCACATTCACGTCCCCGGCGAGGGCGCCGTCGGACGCGTCCGCAGCGCCGCCGAAGAAACCGGCGACCTCGGGGAGCTGTCCGACACCGACCTGCGCCTGCTCGCGGCGGCGTTCGAGCTCGACGCGACGCTCGTCACCGACGACTACGCCATGCAGAACGTCGCCGAGCGCATGGACGTCCGCATCCGCGTCATCGCCCGCGAGGGCATCGCCGAGGAGCGCGACTGGCAGTTCCAGTGTACGGGCTGTGGCCGCACGTTCGACGAGAACCGCGACCGCTGCCGGATCTGCGGGAGCGACCTGACCCGGAAGAACCCGGCGTAG
- a CDS encoding NUDIX hydrolase: MDVIVRAEDAVLLIEPVGRDEWELPGGHPEFDEEPANAAVRELEEETGIAADSSSLDLLSAVHSTHRDRHYTMITYVVDYSETDGTPAPGEEATDVEFWSVARILSSPEATRRIDREAIETMLDE, encoded by the coding sequence GTGGATGTCATCGTTCGGGCCGAGGACGCCGTGCTCCTGATCGAGCCAGTTGGGCGGGACGAGTGGGAACTTCCGGGGGGACACCCCGAGTTCGACGAGGAACCCGCGAACGCGGCCGTTCGGGAACTCGAGGAGGAGACTGGGATCGCGGCCGACTCGTCCTCCCTCGATCTCCTCTCCGCGGTCCACAGCACGCATCGGGATCGGCATTACACGATGATCACGTACGTCGTCGACTACTCGGAGACCGACGGGACCCCGGCACCCGGCGAGGAGGCGACGGACGTCGAGTTCTGGTCGGTCGCCCGGATCCTGTCCTCGCCGGAGGCCACGAGACGGATCGACCGGGAGGCGATAGAGACGATGCTCGACGAGTGA
- the secF gene encoding protein translocase subunit SecF: protein MARFEVPEVDYTRYTNRQLAAIPLAVLAVALLVIGGAYATTGAPVDPGLDFTGGTEMRVAVDAPSDAQAREDIRGAFTATPDSIQRVGNSDVYIATFQTEGSDTEQSELTRQLESEAGEAGFDVRSIEGVGAAFGSETQQRALIGVVAAFAGMAALVFALFRTFVPSIAVVVSAFSDIVIPVALMNLLGIELTLGTVAALLMLIGYSVDSDILLNNSVLRRSGDFYESTYRAMRTGVTMTLTSLAAMAVMAVVASFLGIGLLASIGTILVFGLAADLMNTYLLNVSLLRWYKFEGVAR, encoded by the coding sequence ATGGCTCGATTCGAGGTACCGGAAGTCGATTACACCCGGTACACGAACCGGCAACTCGCCGCGATTCCGCTCGCGGTGTTGGCCGTCGCGCTCCTCGTCATCGGCGGGGCGTACGCGACGACCGGGGCGCCGGTCGATCCGGGGCTCGATTTCACCGGCGGCACGGAGATGCGTGTCGCCGTCGACGCCCCGAGCGACGCACAGGCACGCGAAGACATCCGCGGGGCGTTCACCGCGACGCCGGATAGCATCCAGCGGGTCGGGAACAGCGACGTGTACATCGCCACCTTCCAGACGGAGGGGTCCGACACCGAACAGAGCGAGCTCACCCGACAGCTCGAATCGGAGGCCGGCGAGGCCGGGTTCGACGTCCGATCCATCGAGGGCGTCGGGGCGGCCTTCGGGTCGGAGACCCAACAGCGCGCGCTGATCGGCGTCGTCGCCGCCTTCGCCGGAATGGCCGCGCTCGTGTTCGCGCTGTTCCGGACGTTCGTTCCAAGCATCGCCGTCGTGGTCTCGGCGTTCTCGGACATCGTCATTCCGGTCGCGCTGATGAACCTCCTCGGCATCGAACTCACGCTCGGGACGGTCGCGGCGCTGTTGATGCTCATCGGCTACTCCGTCGACTCCGATATCCTCCTCAACAACAGCGTGCTCCGTCGCTCGGGCGACTTCTACGAGTCGACCTACCGCGCGATGCGCACGGGGGTCACGATGACGCTCACCTCGCTGGCGGCGATGGCCGTGATGGCGGTCGTCGCGTCGTTCCTCGGCATCGGGCTGCTCGCGAGCATCGGCACCATCCTCGTGTTCGGGCTCGCGGCTGACCTGATGAACACGTACCTGCTGAACGTGTCGCTGCTTCGCTGGTACAAGTTCGAGGGGGTGGCACGATGA
- a CDS encoding CPBP family intramembrane glutamic endopeptidase, with protein sequence MTVELGPPGGTIDGREVVLRVTQALLALVAALVAAWTMIPLVAGGAAALGVADGSAAMSVAETVGQYVGFAVAAVMFAVYAGDRDLLQIRVPTRREAVVAVGGAVFLLLAGYAILTAFAAVGLTPSTNRALTNPPLYFLAMIPLSFLTTAVGEEFVFRGVIQGELRRALGPVGAIVGASLLFGLVHFPAGAGTTEQQLVYVVVTGVLSLVLGGVYEYTDNLTVPIFVHGAYNAVQFAVQYLETAGV encoded by the coding sequence GTGACCGTCGAACTCGGCCCGCCCGGGGGGACGATCGATGGGCGAGAGGTCGTTCTCCGGGTCACGCAGGCGTTGCTAGCGTTGGTGGCGGCGCTGGTCGCCGCGTGGACGATGATTCCTCTGGTCGCGGGCGGGGCTGCGGCACTCGGAGTCGCCGACGGCTCAGCGGCGATGTCCGTCGCGGAGACCGTCGGTCAGTACGTCGGGTTCGCCGTCGCCGCCGTGATGTTCGCCGTCTATGCCGGCGACCGGGACCTCTTACAGATCCGCGTTCCGACCCGTCGTGAGGCTGTCGTCGCAGTCGGCGGCGCAGTCTTCCTACTACTTGCGGGCTATGCTATCCTCACGGCCTTCGCGGCCGTCGGCCTGACACCGAGCACGAACCGGGCCCTTACGAATCCGCCGCTGTACTTTCTCGCGATGATCCCGCTATCGTTTCTGACGACTGCCGTCGGTGAGGAGTTCGTTTTCCGCGGAGTCATCCAGGGAGAGCTTCGGCGAGCGCTCGGTCCGGTCGGTGCCATCGTGGGCGCGTCGCTACTATTCGGACTAGTCCACTTCCCAGCGGGGGCGGGAACCACCGAACAGCAGTTGGTGTACGTCGTCGTAACCGGTGTTCTCAGCCTCGTTCTTGGCGGCGTATACGAATATACGGACAACCTCACCGTCCCGATCTTCGTCCACGGCGCGTACAACGCCGTCCAGTTCGCCGTCCAGTACCTGGAGACGGCCGGCGTCTGA
- a CDS encoding PRC-barrel domain-containing protein — protein MADILAENLSGKAVMGSDGTELGMLYNITMDLKTGSLSDLLVTPNEELSPAQVPFDRDESGRFHVPVADVQAVKDYIVVRT, from the coding sequence ATGGCAGATATCCTCGCCGAGAACCTCTCGGGGAAGGCCGTCATGGGCTCGGACGGCACCGAGCTGGGCATGCTGTACAACATCACGATGGACCTGAAGACGGGCTCGCTGTCGGATCTCCTCGTCACGCCGAACGAGGAGCTCTCGCCGGCGCAGGTGCCGTTCGACCGCGACGAGTCGGGCCGATTTCACGTCCCGGTCGCGGACGTACAGGCGGTGAAAGACTACATCGTCGTCCGCACGTAA
- a CDS encoding sensor histidine kinase, whose translation MGAPDPPGGGTSERRLTRLPALISAVGGVVLLAAIVRSVRALLGGEAPLVAVLDLVFVAAPAVAFIYTGRWMPNSTIDREQYPRILGWSFGGVAVMYGFILLRDVHPGVTAEWSIGTQAIALSIGSIGGLLIGVQESKAIRRTEQLEVRTRDLEANERKLTRHNEQLERFASVVSHDLRNPLNVAQGRLELAREERDDEHLRTVADAHGRMGALIEDVLTLARQGESIHETEPVELAPLVERCWRTVASADATLSVETTATVRADPDRLRQLLENLFGNAVDHGGDAVTVTVDTLENDDGGSDGFYVADDGPGVPEADRDSVFEHGYSSDSDGTGFGLAIVAEIAGAHGWEIRVTEGAAGGARFEVTDVDIG comes from the coding sequence ATGGGTGCGCCAGATCCGCCCGGCGGTGGGACATCGGAACGACGGCTGACCCGGTTGCCGGCGCTGATCTCGGCGGTCGGCGGAGTCGTGCTTCTGGCCGCGATCGTCCGAAGTGTCCGGGCGCTGCTGGGCGGCGAGGCGCCGCTGGTGGCGGTTCTGGATCTCGTGTTCGTTGCCGCTCCGGCCGTGGCCTTCATCTACACCGGCCGGTGGATGCCGAATTCCACGATCGACAGGGAACAGTACCCGCGGATCCTCGGGTGGTCGTTCGGGGGCGTCGCGGTCATGTACGGTTTCATCCTGCTTCGCGATGTCCACCCCGGCGTGACCGCCGAGTGGTCGATCGGAACGCAGGCGATCGCCCTGTCCATCGGCTCGATCGGCGGCCTGCTGATCGGGGTCCAGGAGTCGAAGGCGATCCGGCGGACCGAGCAGCTCGAGGTGAGAACCCGCGATCTGGAGGCGAACGAGCGGAAGCTCACCCGACACAACGAACAGCTCGAACGGTTCGCAAGCGTCGTCTCTCACGACCTCCGCAACCCGTTGAACGTCGCACAGGGCCGCCTCGAACTGGCACGCGAGGAGCGTGACGACGAACACCTGCGGACGGTCGCGGACGCCCACGGACGGATGGGTGCGCTGATCGAGGACGTGCTGACGTTGGCGCGCCAGGGCGAGTCGATACACGAGACCGAGCCCGTCGAGCTCGCGCCGCTGGTCGAGCGCTGCTGGCGGACCGTGGCGAGCGCCGACGCGACGCTGTCGGTCGAGACAACCGCAACCGTTCGGGCCGACCCAGATCGCTTGCGACAGCTTCTCGAGAACCTGTTCGGGAACGCGGTCGATCACGGCGGCGACGCCGTAACCGTGACGGTCGACACACTCGAGAACGATGACGGCGGCTCCGACGGTTTCTACGTCGCCGACGACGGTCCCGGAGTTCCCGAAGCCGACCGGGATTCGGTGTTCGAGCACGGCTACTCGAGCGACAGCGACGGCACCGGGTTCGGGCTCGCGATCGTCGCGGAGATCGCCGGCGCCCACGGCTGGGAGATCCGCGTGACCGAGGGCGCCGCGGGCGGGGCCCGCTTCGAAGTCACGGACGTCGATATCGGGTAG
- a CDS encoding glucose-6-phosphate isomerase, with amino-acid sequence MNVDIGNALDGDLGLDRRDLDALDERVADAHDRIDRGRAEAEHGYAALNLPDTCDPDAIRRAADGFDPDHLLTVGIGGSALGAATLTDALGTGVDCRYLDNVDPAWIRAIVDDVDLSSTVVNVVSRSGTTAETLSNFLVVREAMESAGVDWTERTVVTTGEAGNLRSMADRHDLPALDVPEGVPGRFSALSTVGLFAGAVAGVDPDAVLAGAADEADRLAGSLFESPAYAYGATTYALAERGAATNAVMPYAESLERFAEWFAQLWAESLGKDGRGQTPARALGATDQHSQLQLYRAGPADKLVTLVRPREAADVGIPETDLEGLSYLGGSSLGELLDAEFRATEASLAAADRENVRIEIDRVDERGLGELLYGTEAACILYGELAGVSTFTQPAVEWGKKAARGLLGGGEFAEAEAVTEKRRLEVE; translated from the coding sequence ATGAACGTCGACATCGGCAACGCCCTCGACGGCGATCTCGGGCTGGATCGGAGGGATCTCGACGCGCTCGACGAGCGCGTCGCCGACGCCCACGACCGCATCGACCGCGGCCGCGCCGAGGCCGAACACGGGTACGCCGCGTTGAACCTCCCCGACACGTGCGACCCCGACGCGATCCGGCGAGCGGCCGACGGATTCGACCCGGACCACCTCCTGACGGTCGGCATCGGGGGGAGCGCGCTGGGGGCCGCAACCCTCACTGACGCGCTCGGGACGGGCGTCGACTGCCGATACCTCGACAACGTCGACCCCGCGTGGATCCGCGCGATCGTGGACGACGTGGACCTCTCGTCGACCGTCGTCAACGTCGTCTCCCGGTCCGGGACGACCGCGGAGACGCTCTCGAACTTCCTCGTCGTCCGCGAAGCGATGGAGTCGGCGGGCGTCGACTGGACCGAGCGCACCGTCGTCACGACCGGCGAGGCGGGCAACCTCCGGTCGATGGCCGACCGCCACGACCTCCCCGCGCTCGACGTGCCCGAGGGCGTCCCCGGCCGCTTCTCCGCGCTGTCGACGGTCGGGCTGTTCGCCGGCGCGGTGGCCGGCGTCGATCCGGACGCGGTGCTGGCGGGCGCCGCCGACGAGGCCGACCGGCTCGCGGGGTCGCTGTTCGAGTCGCCCGCGTACGCCTACGGCGCGACGACGTACGCGCTGGCGGAACGCGGCGCGGCGACGAACGCCGTGATGCCGTACGCCGAGTCCCTGGAGCGGTTCGCCGAGTGGTTCGCCCAGCTGTGGGCCGAGTCGCTCGGGAAGGACGGACGCGGGCAGACGCCCGCCCGCGCGCTCGGCGCGACCGACCAACACAGTCAACTGCAGCTGTACCGCGCCGGCCCGGCCGACAAGCTCGTCACGCTCGTGCGCCCCCGCGAGGCGGCCGACGTGGGCATCCCCGAGACGGACCTGGAGGGGCTGTCGTACCTCGGCGGCTCGTCGCTCGGGGAGCTGCTGGACGCGGAGTTTCGCGCGACCGAGGCGAGCCTCGCGGCCGCCGACCGGGAGAACGTCCGGATCGAGATCGACCGCGTCGACGAGCGCGGGCTCGGCGAGCTGCTGTACGGGACGGAGGCCGCGTGCATCCTCTACGGCGAGCTCGCGGGCGTCTCGACGTTCACCCAGCCCGCCGTCGAGTGGGGGAAGAAGGCCGCGCGCGGCCTGCTCGGCGGCGGCGAGTTCGCCGAGGCGGAGGCGGTCACCGAGAAGCGGCGGCTCGAGGTGGAGTGA
- a CDS encoding DUF5812 family protein, translating to MTDRDSDGSELDAVRDALASAAGDADAGAAADGEYDGTFLVTHADDDSAVLRDVDSGQVHTLSSNPGVAEGEAVEGVVAPDPPMNVSWQLVEAHERRQIAVEESEEPPTRHSLDLADDQAVGELTRTERAGTGEIHVISVPEDDTRRAVADVLDDPDTSRTHAARLGVNRVEIRSAPGVVAVRYMP from the coding sequence ATGACCGACCGCGACTCCGATGGATCCGAACTGGACGCCGTCCGCGACGCGCTCGCGTCGGCCGCCGGCGACGCCGACGCCGGCGCCGCCGCCGACGGCGAGTACGACGGCACGTTTCTCGTCACCCACGCGGACGACGACTCGGCCGTGCTGCGGGACGTCGACTCCGGACAGGTGCACACGCTCTCCTCGAACCCCGGCGTCGCCGAGGGCGAGGCCGTCGAGGGCGTCGTCGCGCCCGACCCGCCGATGAACGTCTCCTGGCAGCTCGTCGAGGCCCATGAGCGCCGGCAGATCGCCGTCGAGGAGAGCGAGGAGCCGCCGACCCGGCACTCGCTGGATCTCGCCGACGACCAGGCGGTCGGCGAGCTCACGCGCACCGAGCGTGCCGGAACCGGGGAGATCCACGTCATCTCCGTCCCCGAGGACGACACCCGTCGGGCCGTCGCCGACGTACTCGACGATCCCGACACCAGTCGGACCCACGCGGCTCGCCTCGGCGTGAACCGCGTGGAGATCCGGTCGGCTCCCGGGGTCGTCGCCGTGCGGTATATGCCGTAG